A part of Diceros bicornis minor isolate mBicDic1 chromosome 32, mDicBic1.mat.cur, whole genome shotgun sequence genomic DNA contains:
- the ZNF469 gene encoding zinc finger protein 469, whose product MPGEQPRGTLPPTVTGDLQPCRVAGGTGGPSQPPGEGSAPASRTAKATGIGAQAREPPETQLWQAGEGEPKAPLLRTQSLSSPPGKGGSPRALQGRSQAQARMRRAGRADSSPQQLYSLSITGLRARPALDETPKDPQHEAPRPPEAEAPPAADKLSFQRCFQETPSSFTSTNYTSQSATPRPPPLRAPQSSNSSPCRPASYSEFQASGPDAWPSAAENSFPGASFGVPSTEPEPFPKSGSPGGVSFQFPLPRLHRAGPKPFPEDTTEYAERALVFAFHPPRGAWPEEAVGTGLAYPLPARPAPPPPPCYPRPPGSLEAPSDLAGALPAAGAAHPAPSPFLESMATFPDSVPKSLTRALPERPPSAPDGPQRHIPGQAYGSPRASRVSTSPGSLDTELAAPGPSPSRLPQLWDPSAAPYPTPALGSPATTRNAFFEGQPSPGQQLGLPQSPPLPWPQALPAVRPGPHRMEMLSRLPLPPGVAEWQGGSQGALGAASKTPGPGEKLAVLRNSPGHHGGSSPGLFTYNGLKDPAAQPLFFGVVQPQVSPQGTPGLPPPRVVGASPSESPLPSPATTTAGSSTCSSLSPLSGSPANPSSEESQLPGPLRPSTFYHPPTHPQETSSPFPSPEPSHTLPIHYQPEPVKTFPFPTEGLGAKGAFKCLEEAPFPSTGPEVGSRGLEGFPRDPPPYSAHHFPLSSASLDQLDVLLTCRQCDRNYSSLAAFLEHRQFCNLLLTRAKDSHQQPPGLPMPPAAPSALTTPRALASGSPSLLNHTKMVPFLLGGDVQADGKDDPLRTSFLPGLSAGPFPLPAADLDLEDEAKLDSLITEALNGLEYQSDTPEIDSSFIDVFTDEEPSGPRGPSAGQPPKIRVGAAPESKAQPPLPAMASPLDPQTTCPGDRDYPAHNRPKTRSLGPAPAEADGASRASQQRRGKRFKFRKELDTANTTKRLGRGARATHPRQRRKGDRAEPLMTCPGNLRTQAPNSHTDPNGRALPLETRSSKRLRLSPRKDSRRRKARGGTWSKELIHKIVQQKNKLHRQPAQSSHCSLVTARPPRGPTDGGLQEYDYASESEEEDSSRPRGSRLRGRPRHGGWRWHRGEKRKEVDLTPGPREGGEQQKPRKVVRQDATKGRGSQTPEEPGRPCSGPSESLETQGPPQSPESQAGPQERGPKCLQQVPTSPKTPEENHPSLDFPQETKNPETADKLPPDATALLREVSRSSPATCAGGRPPAPERPQPGREDIVVPRRSSPAPGAGHVLGAPQCTEPLISRDTEDPPAYLPGELLVPVANATNAAFPEPSTLFLKTPDLGCDPALFNRDPVGVPVAKKRPQPYSRSPSELFLEAKDLASCFHEDLYSKPLARHTTPASSMHLHQDTADASSLKPNLPRRPPYTANTDPGEAKSPVTLESPPLFPGLSVDGFDPPIYSSLSGSGDAHSPSACAHPPLRKPPSDPPYPSFLPEKGWSLLEDTCLMLPSHVGHFPDLSAEKAFSKKCPSAGTGAASPPPLPSKVSDCGVAFMSNLSEDELEIKRLVTELESQLKSEDTHTAPGELRGAEHVGAVHAGAGTPLPVPQAAPPHEDALSTAEFTGLGELSPHPEGAERAVAATEGTLGSPQEEWPSFHTREAALPPGSHEDVASGAPFSPTGASLSFQPVQKARASETGSPKTERDCGVHPEVPSPREPHKPPLDVGRSAKCSPSCEPLLPKNNRAPKIHGSEALLLPLPGTQGRGLLPPGACKAHGPCRDPPELEAFSSPIAHLAPDLAFQGARILSLGATPPSGASHHNAPKGHSVSSAGRLEETGLLHPVAGGPGFESDKELVLVGAAPSPACVPDPSPGRRPRDPAASPLHQLQLLVARAAEREDDARGSQGPPPPNAQSPQCNDPSDLEGDSVEGGNLACSPTRGSLGGVPMTAVPAVAGRQPGPEADGHLGVLGQAEKPKGQGQASQLQPDNGGSPGGPGDPTTANASPEAAPARPAGGADQLGGQLQESRVALGLQDEAQAAPSPTSSDAESLVPALAAAHAQSGSEDQTQEEAAGPGLEKHLLLAGESPASPISDLASCDPSLASAATSVPCGLEHPTQEDPPSAPSGELRGLLPASPSCGDPTSPQHLPAPSPVQTPPKRADCTPAPTHPSLRTSPCGLKESLAHCPLLGDRSPLEDPPTGQPSFISVLAPPYGADRPVGRMPRILEGSRKEEPRASPAYASPPPPVRAVSPRVTIKATDLPAILATDGMGAVRGPRAEWPDHHSRGAPPHTSPNKMSKGPSSEPPGNREGHSVPTVPADPCTQEAAAPDPHACLEGEARASPQGQEVLETPGAGRSGITRVSEDGTRRPTVSFTSTELRLGRAVSLSSTASDSRPGSPQSLRNVLHQSPQGDPISLQDPRQKPRGFKKKPVSTENGLWKDQAPSGRPVTCEVCLASFCSGPGLSRHRARKHRLHRGAASQPSPPAPPTSQPGDPEAQTCHPQGKKSHRTSGKEKLRHSLSGPSRTLGPPPVQGSAAPEGAQGPETSKGLRQRLCVLGTPGCPPSREPHSPGLVTQGVDVGAAEPRKRDQLEKKEPRPKPAGKGGGQRRARVPTDVPSEAGGRSNKKARKPRARRFREESGPPVSADVISDTSSWNPSTVIASYPALPSRRVSPEAEQETEVAQPPPMATDPKEMPLQKSPGDWVAHPRRTEGAPPREGPGARKAALARRCWGPRETRTSGVCKEPAGDSRAAESRSGHGVWEGHRPPSGPPGPLETCDSEEGSTISSHLQGPLHDPEDGVQEHEGAAPKAPSPGLGDPLSVFDDEASFSQLFPLGDRWTRKKNPRVYGKRGKKLKPPLPPLEPGHEVGGSTAPSSHLPTDLSDSGSLCLSHEDPWGDEATALPESFLLEGFLSSKVPGIDPWAPHPWALEPGPEAGCAEDRQAESIPKLHMVPAAWRGLDPRAPTGETASPLGSVSPEPPNLEQERYDSGLPGNTVGLETLSAKLEMQDLCFLGPCEDAAGLPDTSFLDFKATANSQEPPGKRTEEAARARRAPGRDRQAKARRAPYKCRVCFQRFHGLGELDLHKLAHSPSPPPTCYMCVERRFGSRELLREHLQEKHPQSKAGLWVCGMCLRELADVWMYNEHLREHAARFAREGQARRSLGALPGCWEGDSSVTHFLSSIMGQASKPHRGTRSIGKTNGAPMEASGHEPGAEKEFPTERAKPKARANNSNQDGALANGNVIVCANPAPPSSCAKTSTSPSPDPCSNREPLLQAVPVHQDCKDPSRDCHHCGKRFPKPFKLQRHLAVHSPQRVYLCPQCPRVYPEHRELRAHLGGEHGVREELELPHTPLYACELCANVTHISKRSFVCSSCNYTFAKKEQFDRHMDKHLRRGQQPFTFRGVRRPGAPGRQAPDREGTLPSKRRRVAVPSSTPGPGVDGPLSQSSSPALSEGSLPALLGPCPDAAPGTTEGQPGSPERPGDPVGHPVGGGSLPSDLQELLPPSLSPFPAASADGKDGRKPDGATESSEDEVSPGSPGPLLQQPLPLRESLPRPGARDEDVEEKRAADPFSGKRRTWSAPGHCAPDHCPAAPCLLRKEKRVSTCHMTPDGGTGSPSHKGSATKPRGCESSSQDRSALSTPSRAPKFPVQPKKAVASPITGEPACGTEDRPKPPTLNARPGPSYQGIEGLRHGTKTAGGSQPQPASGQLQSETATTPAKPDCPGQSPAPDKPLPRAPARGFPKGLREAGDRGPQRSLGPREDREVGEKKRKGRVPGPSRSEGGGGLGRAPSVPDRPPRAPRKQATPSRVLPAKPRPSSQNSRTPPQLWEPRKAEPGHAHGDVRHSKEGLGKAFPPARPLHRPPKRGRAVHGAEPATSRSCRTAESQNDLLSQLFGQRLTSFKIPFKKDPSE is encoded by the coding sequence ATGCCTGGGGAACAGCCCCGTGGAACACTGCCCCCAACCGTGACGGGAGACCTGCAGCCCTGCCGAGTGGCTGGTGGCACAGGgggcccctcccagccccccGGCGAAGGCAGTGCCCCAGCCAGCAGGACCGCCAAGGCCACGGGCATTGGGGCCCAGGCCAGGGAGCCCCCCGAGACCCAGCTGTGGCAGGCCGGGGAGGGGGAGCCCAAGGCCCCGCTCCTGAGAACCCAGTCCCTCAGCAGCCCCCCTGGGAAAGGCGGCAGCCCCCGGGCCCTGCAAGGGAGGAGCCAGGCGCAGGCTCGCATGCGGCGGGCGGGCAGGGCTGACAGCAGCCCTCAGCAGCTCTACAGCCTGAGCATCACGGGCCTGAGGGCCAGACCCGCCCTGGATGAGACCCCCAAGGACCCACAGCACGAGGCCCCTCGACCCCCAGAGGCAGAGGCCCCGCCTGCCGCAGACAAGCTCAGTTTCCAAAGGTGCTTCCAGGAGACCCCCTCCAGCTTTACCTCCACCAACTATACCTCACAGAGCGCCAcccccaggcccccacccctCCGGGCCCCCCAGAGCAGCAACAGCAGCCCCTGCAGGCCAGCCTCCTACTCAGAATTCCAGGCCAGCGGGCCCGACGCCTGGCCTTCCGCTGCTGAGAACAGCTTCCCAGGTGCTAGTTTTGGGGTCCCCTCTACCGAGCCGGAGCCTTTTCCCAAAAGTGGCAGCCCTGGCGGGGTCTCCTTCCAGTTCCCCCTCCCGAGGctgcacagggccggcccaaaacccTTCCCTGAGGACACGACCGAGTACGCCGAGAGGGCACTGGTGTTTGCCTTCCACCCGCCTCGGGGAGCATGGCCGGAGGAGGCGGTGGGCACGGGCCTGGCCTACCCCCTGCCCGCCCGgcctgcacccccacccccaccctgctacCCCCGCCCGCCCGGCAGCCTCGAGGCCCCCAGCGACCTCGCCGGTGCTCTCCCCGCCGCTGGTGCTGCTCACCCGGCCCCCAGCCCCTTCCTGGAGAGCATGGCCACCTTCCCGGACAGTGTGCCCAAGAGTCTGACCAGAGCCCTCCCCGAGAGACCGCCTTCAGCCCCCGATGGGCCCCAGAGGCACATTCCTGGGCAGGCGTATGGAAGCCCTCGAGCCAGCAGGGTGAGCACCAGCCCAGGGTCTCTGGACACAGAGCTAGCCGCCCCAGGCCCCTCGCCCAGCAGGCTGCCCCAGCTATGGGACCCTTCCGCAGCCCCttaccccacccctgccctgggcTCCCCGGCCACCACCAGGAATGCGTTCTTTGaaggccagcccagcccaggccagcAGCTCGGGCTCCCCCAGAGTCCCCCTCTGCCCTGGCCCCAGGCCCTCCCGGCTGTCAGGCCCGGCCCCCACCGAATGGAAATGCTGAGCCGGCTGCCCTTACCCCCAGGGGTCGCAGAGTGGCAGGGGGGCAGCCAGGGAGCCCTGGGTGCTGCCAGCAAGACGCCGGGGCCCGGGGAAAAGCTGGCTGTCCTGAGAAACAGCCCCGGCCATCACGGCGGCAGCTCCCCTGGGCTATTCACCTACAACGGGCTGAAGGACCCCGCAGCCCAGCCCCTGTTCTTTGGGGTAGTCCAGCCCCAGGTCTCACCCCAAGGGACCCCTGGCCTGCCCCCACCCAGGGTGGTGGGAGCCTCTCCCAGTGAGTCCCCGCTGCCCTCGCCCGCCACCACCACGGCTGGCAGCAGCACCTGCTCCTCGCTCTCACCGCTGTCCGGCAGCCCCGCCAACCCCAGCTCAGAGGAGAGCCAGCTCCCGGGCCCGCTCAGGCCCTCCACTTTCTACCACCCCCCCACTCATCCCCAGGAGACCAGcagccccttcccttcccctgaGCCCTCGCACACCCTCCCCATCCACTACCAGCCAGAGCCGGTCAAGACCTTCCCGTTCCccacagaggggctgggggccaagGGCGCCTTCAAATGCCTGGAGGAGGCCCCGTTCCCCAGCACAGGCCCCGAGGTGGGCAGCAGGGGGCTGGAGGGCTTCCCCCGGGACCCCCCCCCCTACTCTGCCCACCACTTCCCCCTCAGCAGTGCCAGCCTGGACCAGCTGGACGTGCTGCTCACCTGCAGGCAGTGTGACCGGAACTACAGCAGCCTAGCCGCCTTCCTGGAGCACCGGCAGTTCTGCAACCTGCTTCTGACCAGAGCCAAGGATAGCCACCagcagcccccagggctcccTATGCCCCCCGCCGCCCCCTCCGCGCTGACCACCCCCAGGGCACTGGCCAGTGGGAGCCCAAGCCTGCTCAACCACACCAAGATGGTCCCCTTCCTGCTTGGTGGGGACGTCCAGGCAGACGGCAAAGACGACCCCCTGAGGACGAGTTTCTTGCCTGGCCTGTCTGCTGGCCCCTTCCCGCTCCCTGCTGCAGACCTGGACCTGGAGGACGAAGCCAAGCTGGACAGCCTCATCACCGAGGCGCTCAACGGCCTGGAGTACCAGTCAGACACCCCTGAGATCGACAGCAGCTTCATTGACGTCTTCACTGACGAAGAACCTTCCGGCCCCAGAGGGCCCAGTGCTGGGCAGCCCCCCAAGATCAGGGTGGGGGCAGCGCCAGAGAGCAAAGCCCAGCCCCCGCTCCCAGCCATGGCTTCCCCACTGGACCCCCAGACCACCTGCCCTGGGGACAGGGACTACCCAGCCCATAATAGGCCCAAAACCCGCTCCCTGGGCCCAGCACCTGCGGAAGCAGACGGGGCCAGCCGGGCCAGCcagcagaggagagggaagcGGTTTAAGTTTCGGAAAGAGCTAGACACAGCCAACACCACCAAGAGGCTGGGCAGGGGCGCCAGAGCCACCCACCCAAGACAGAGGAGGAAGGGTGACAGGGCTGAGCCGCTCATGACCTGCCCCGGGAACCTCAGAACCCAAGCCCCCAACAGCCACACAGATCCCAATGGACGGGCCCTCCCGCTGGAGACCAGGAGCTCCAAGCGCCTCCGACTGTCCCCCAGGAAGGATTCCAGGAGGAGGAAGGCACGGGGCGGCACCTGGAGCAAGGAGCTCATCCACAAGATCGTGCAGCAGAAGAACAAGCTGCACAGGCAGCCGGCACAGAGCAGCCACTGCTCCCTGGTGACCGCGAGGCCCCCGCGCGGCCCCACGGACGGCGGGCTCCAGGAATATGACTATGCCTCCGAGTCTGAGGAGGAGGACAGCTCACGGCCCCGGGGCTCCCGCCTCAGAGGCCGGCCCCGCCACGGCGGCTGGCGGTGGCACCGAGGcgagaagaggaaggaagtggACTTGACGCCAGGCCCCAGAGAGGGTGGAGAGCAGCAGAAGCCCAGGAAAGTCGTGAGGCAGGATGCCACGAAGGGCAGGGGCTCCCAGACCCCCGAAGAGCCGGGCAGGCCTTGCTCAGGCCCCAGCGAGAGCCTCGAGACCCAGGGCCCACCGCAAAGCCCAGAGTCCCAAGCAGGCCCTCAGGAGAGAGGCCCGAAGTGTCTCCAGCAGGTTCCCACGAGCCCCAAGACCCCCGAGGAAAACCATCCGTCGCTGGACTTCCCTCAAGAGACCAAGAACCCTGAAACTGCTGACAAGCTTCCCCCAGACGCCACAGCACTTCTCAGAGAGGTTTCTCGCTCTTCTCCGGCCACCTGTGCAGGAGGAAGACCCCCAGCCCCAGAGCGACCACAGCCCGGCAGAGAGGACATCGTGGTACCCCGCAGGAGCTCACCAGCACCAGGTGCGGGCCATGTGCTGGGTGCCCCCCAGTGCACGGAGCCGCTCATCTCCCGTGACACAGAGGACCCCCCTGCCTACCTGCCAGGAGAATTGCTGGTGCCCGTTGCTAACGCCACCAACGCTGCCTTCCCCGAACCCAGCACCCTGTTTTTGAAGACTCCTGATCTTGGTTGTGACCCTGCTCTTTTTAACAGAGACCCCGTGGGGGTTCCAGTTGCCAAAAAGCGGCCTCAGCCCTACAGCCGCTCCCCCAGCGAATTGTTCCTTGAAGCCAAAGACCTGGCTAGCTGTTTCCACGAAGACCTGTACTCCAAGCCGTTGGCTCGGCACACTACGCCAGCCAGCAGCATGCACCTTCACCAGGACACTGCAGATGCCAGCTCCCTCAAGCCAAACTTGCCCAGGAGACCACCCTACACGGCCAACACAGACCCAGGCGAAGCCAAATCACCAGTGACCTTGGAGTCCCCGCCCCTCTTCCCAGGGCTGTCTGTGGATGGCTTTGACCCGCCGATCTACAGCAGCCTGTCTGGAAGTGGGGACGCTCACTCACCGTCTGCGTGTGCCCACCCTCCCCTAAGGAAACCCCCATCAGACCCACCATACCCCTCGTTTCTGCCCGAGAAGGGCTGGTCCCTGCTGGAGGACACGTGCCTGATGCTGCCCAGCCACGTGGGCCATTTTCCTGACCTCTCAGCGGAAAAGGCATTCAGTAAAAAGTGTCCCAGTGCAGGGACAGGGGCGGCCAGCCCTCCCCCTTTGCCCAGCAAGGTCAGCGATTGTGGCGTTGCTTTTATGAGCAACCTGTCTGAGGACGAGTTAGAGATCAAGAGGTTGGTCACCGAGTTAGAAAGTCAACTGAAAAGTGAAGACACGCACACGGCCCCAGGAGAGCTGCGCGGTGCTGAGCACGTGGGTGCGGTGCATGCAGGTGCGGGGACCCCTCTGCCCGTCCCCCAGGCTGCCCCTCCTCATGAGGACGCGCTTTCCACAGCCGAATTCACCGGGCTTGGGGAGTTGAGTCCACACCCAGAAGGGGCAGAGAGAGCCGTGGCCGCCACGGAGGGGACTCTGGGGAGCCCCCAGGAGGAATGGCCCTCATTCCACACGAGAGAAGCAGCCCTTCCCCCCGGTTCCCACGAAGACGTGGCTTCAGGAGCTCCCTTCAGCCCTACTGGGgccagcctcagtttccagccAGTGCAGAAAGCCAGAGCATCCGAGACGGGGTCCCCCAAGACGGAAAGGGACTGTGGGGTCCACCCGGAAGTCCCCAGCCCCAGAGAGCCGCACAAGCCCCCATTGGACGTGGGAAGGTCAGCCAAGTGCAGCCCAAGCTGTGAGCCTTTACTTCCTAAAAATAACAGGGCCCCCAAAATCCATGGAAGCGAAGCcctcctgctgcccctccctggcACACAGGGACGAGGGCTCCTGCCCCCAGGAGCCTGCAAGGCACACGGGCCCTGCCGAGACCCCCCCGAGCTGGAAGCGTTCAGCAGCCCTATTGCCCATCTGGCACCTGACTTGGCCTTTCAGGGTGCCAGGATTCTGTCTCTGGGTGCCACCCCACCTTCTGGTGCCAGTCACCACAATGCCCCCAAGGGACACTCTGTAAGCAGTGCAGGCAGACTGGAAGAAACGGGGCTCCTCCACCCTGTGGCAGGGGGCCCTGGCTTTGAGAGTGACAAGGAGCTTGTACTAGTGGGGGCCGCCCCGAGTCCTGCCTGTGTGCCTGACCCCAGTCCTGGCAGGAGACCCCGGGACCCAGCTGCGAGCCCCCTACATCAGCTCCAGCTCCTGGTGGCCAGAGCGGCTGAGAGAGAAGATGATGCCCGGGGCTCACAGGGGCCCCCGCCTCCCAATGCCCAGAGCCCTCAGTGCAATGACCCCTCAGATCTGGAAGGGGACAGTGTGGAAGGTGGGAACTTGGCCTGCAGCCCTACCCGGGGCTCCCTTGGGGGTGTGCCGATGACAGCTGTCCCTGCAGTGGCCGGACGTCAGCCGGGGCCAGAGGCAGATGGACATCTGGGCGTGCTCGGCCAGGCTGAGAAGCCCAAGGGCCAAGGCCAAGCCAGCCAGCTGCAGCCAGATAATGGGGGGAGCCCGGGGGGGCCGGGTGACCCCACCACAGCCAATGCTAGTCCTGAAGCTGCTCCGGCCAGGCCGGCTGGGGGTGCAGACCAGCTAGGGGGACAACTCCAGGAAAGCAGGGTGGCTTTGGGCCTTCAGGACGAGGCACAGGCCGCCCCAAGCCCCACCTCCTCTGATGCGGAATCTTTGGTCCCAGCCTTGGCAGCAGCCCACGCCCAAAGTGGGTCTGAGGACCAGACTCAAGAGGAGGCAGCTGGCCCAGGCCTTGAGAAGCATTTGCTGCTCGCTGGGGAGAGCCCAGCATCCCCCATCAGCGACCTGGCCAGCTGTGACCCCTCACTCGCTTCCGCGGCTACCTCTGTTCCCTGCGGCCTTGAGCACCCAACCCAGGAAGACCCTCCGTCAGCTCCTTCAGGTGAACTGAGGGGGCTGCTCCCAGCGTCTCCATCCTGCGGGGACCCTACCAGCCCACAGCATCTACCAGCACCTTCTCCTGTCCAGACACCTCCAAAAAGGGCCGACTGCACCCCAGCCCCCACTCACCCATCTTTGAGGACAAGCCCCTGTGGCCTCAAGGAAAGCCTAGCTCACTGCCCCCTCCTGGGGGACCGCAGCCCCCTGGAAGACCCTCCCACAGGCCAGCCCAGCTTCATCAGTGTCCTCGCTCCCCCCTATGGGGCGGACCGCCCTGTAGGCCGCATGCCAAGAATCCTAGAGGGTTCCAGGAAAGAGGAGCCGAGGGCATCTCCTGCCTATGCCTCCCCGCCACCCCCAGTGAGGGCCGTCTCCCCGAGAGTGACCATCAAGGCCACTGACCTGCCTGCCATTCTTGCCACAGATGGCATGGGGGCAGTCAGAGGCCCCAGGGCCGAGTGGCCAGACCACCACAGCAGGGGAGCCCCGCCCCACACCAGCCCCAACAAGATGTCCAAGGGCCCCTCCTCAGAGCCCCCAGGAAACAGAGAAGGCCACAGCGTCCCCACTGTACCCGCTGACCCTTGCACACAGGAGGCCGCAGCACCAGATCCCCACGCCTGCCTGGAAGGTGAGGCAAGGGCCAGCCCCCAGGGACAGGAGGTCCTGGAGACACCTGGGGCTGGACGCTCTGGCATTACAAGAGTGTCCGAAGATGGCACCAGACGCCCAACGGTCAGCTTTACTTCCACAGAGCTCCGCCTGGGCAGAGCCGTGTCCCTCAGCAGCACGGCCAGCGACTCCAGACCCGGCTCCCCGCAAAGCCTCAGAAATGTCCTCCACCAGTCACCCCAGGGGGACCCCATCAGTCTCCAGGACCCCAGACAGAAGCCTCGTGGCTTTAAAAAGAAGCCTGTGTCCACTGAGAACGGCCTCTGGAAGGACCAAGCCCCCAGTGGGCGGCCCGTGACCTGTGAGGTCTGCTTGGCCTCCTTCTGCTCCGGACCGGGCCTGAGCCGCCACAGAGCCAGGAAACACAGGCTGCACAGGGGGGCTGCCTCCCAGCCAAGCCCACCAGCCCCGCCCACCTCCCAGCCTGGGGACCCCGAAGCCCAGACGTGCCACCCCCAGGGGAAGAAAAGCCACCGGACATCTgggaaggagaaactgaggcactcgCTGAGTGGCCCCAGCCGCACTCTTGGGCCGCCTCCTgtccagggctctgcagctcctGAGGGTGCCCAGGGTCCCGAGACGTCCAAGGGCCTTAGACAGCGGCTCTGTGTTCTGGGAACACCAGGCTGTCCCCCAAGCCGGGAACCACACTCCCCAGGCCTGGTCACGCAAGGGGTGGATGTgggggctgcagagcccaggaaACGGGACCAGCTGGAGAAGAAGGAGCCCCGTCCCAAACCAGCAGGGAAAGGAGGAGGCCAGAGGCGGGCCAGAGTGCCCACAGACGTCCCCAGCGAGGCAGGGGGGAGGTCAAATAAGAAAGCGAGGAAGCCCAGAGCGAGAAGGTTCCGGGAGGAGAGCGGTCCTCCAGTCTCTGCTGATGTGATTTCAGATACCAGCAGCTGGAATCCATCAACTGTGATTGCCAGTTACCCAGCCCTCCCGAGCCGCCGCGTCTCACCAGAGGCAGAGCAGGAGACCGAGGTCGCGCAGCCGCCTCCCATGGCCACAGACCCAAAGGAGATGCCTCTACAGAAGTCACCCGGGGACTGGGTGGCCCATCCAAGGAGGACAGAGGGGGCGCCTCCTAGAGAAGGGCCAGGGGCAcggaaggcagccttggcgaggagGTGCTGGGGTCCCAGAGAAACAAGGACGTCGGGGGTCTGCAAAGAGCCTGCCGGGGACAGCAGAGCTGCTGAGAGCAGGTCAGGGCACGGTGTCTGGGAGGGGCACAGGCCTCCCTCGGGCCCCCCAGGCCCTCTCGAGACTTGTGATTCTGAAGAAGGCAGCACCATCAGCAGTCACCTCCAGGGCCCCCTGCACGACCCAGAAGATGGGGTCCAGGAGCATGAGGGTGCCGCTCCCAAAGCCCCCAGCCCGGGTCTCGGGGACCCTCTGAGTGTATTTGATGATGAGGCCTCCTTTTCCCAGCTCTTCCCTCTGGGTGACCGCTGGACCAGGAAGAAGAACCCCCGTGTCTACGGGAAGCGCGGGAAAAAGCTGAAGCCCCCGCTGCCACCCCTGGAGCCCGGCCACGAGGTGGGGGGCAGCACAGCCCCGTCCTCCCACCTGCCCACAGACCTCAGCGACTCAGGCTCGCTCTGCCTGTCTCACGAGGACCCCTGGGGCGACGAGGCCACAGCTCTGCCCGAGTCCTTCCTCCTGGAGGGCTTCCTCAGCAGCAAGGTGCCTGGCATTGACCCCTGGGCCCCTCACCCATGGGCCCTGGAGCCCGGCCCGGAGGCAGGCTGTGCCGAGGACCGCCAGGCAGAGAGCATCCCCAAGCTGCACATGGTCCCGGCGGCCTGGCGAGGGCTGGATCCACGGGCCCCCACCGGAGAGACGGCCTCTCCTCTTGGAAGCGTGAGCCCCGAGCCCCCCAACCTGGAGCAAGAACGCTATGACAGCGGGCTCCCCGGGAACACCGTGGGTCTCGAGACGCTCAGCGCCAAGCTTGAGATGCAAGACCTGTGCTTCCTGGGACCCTGCGAAGACGCTGCAGGTCTCCCGGACACCAGCTTCCTAGACTTCAAGGCCACAGCGAACTCCCAGGAGCCACCAGGCAAAAGGACAGAGGAGGCGGCCAGGGCCAGAAGGGCCCCAGGCAGAGACAGGCAAGCCAAGGCCAGGAGGGCGCCCTACAAGTGCAGGGTGTGCTTCCAGCGCTTCCACGGCCTGGGCGAGCTGGACCTCCACAAGCTGGCCCACAGCCCCTCGCCGCCCCCCACCTGCTACATGTGCGTGGAGCGCAGGTTCGGCTCCCGCGAGCTGTTGCGGGAGCACCTGCAGGAGAAGCACCCGCAGAGCAAGGCGGGGCTGTGGGTCTGCGGCATGTGCCTGAGGGAGCTGGCGGATGTCTGGATGTACAATGAGCACCTGCGGGAGCACGCCGCGCGGTTCGCCCGCGAGGGGCAAGCGCGGAGGTCCCTGGGGGCCTTGCCTGGATGCTGGGAGGGGGACAGCTCTGTCACACACTTCCTGAGCAGCATCATGGGGCAGGCGTCCAAACCCCACAGGGGCACGCGCTCGATTGGCAAGACAAACGGGGCCCCCATGGAGGCGTCGGGGCATGAGCCTGGAGCCGAGAAAGAGTTCCCGACGGAGAGGGCCAAACCCAAGGCCCGGGCCAACAACTCAAACCAAGATGGCGCCTTGGCCAACGGCAACGTGATAGTCTGCGCGAACCCCGCTCCACCCAGCAGCTGCGCCAAGACGTCCACCAGCCCATCCCCCGACCCCTGCTCCAATAGAGAGCCCCTCCTCCAGGCTGTCCCGGTGCACCAGGACTGCAAGGACCCCTCCCGCGACTGCCACCACTGCGGGAAGCGGTTCCCCAAGCCCTTCAAGCTGCAGCGCCACCTGGCGGTGCACAGCCCGCAGCGCGTCTACCTGTGCCCCCAGTGCCCGCGGGTCTACCCAGAGCACCGCGAGCTGCGCGCGCACCTGGGTGGTGAGCACGGGGTGCGGGAGGAGCTGGAGCTGCCGCACACGCCGCTGTACGCCTGCGAGCTCTGCGCCAACGTCACGCACATCAGCAAGCGGTCCTTCGTCTGCAGCTCCTGCAACTACACCTTCGCCAAGAAGGAGCAGTTCGACCGACACATGGACAAACACCTGAGGAGGGGGCAGCAGCCCTTCACGTTCCGCGGCGTGCGGAGGCCGGGCGCCCCCGGGCGGCAGGCTCCAGACCGCGAGGGGACGCTGCCCAGCAAACGGCGCAGGGTGGCCGTGCCCAGCAGCACCCCCGGGCCCGGTGTGGACGGGCCTCTGTCCCAGAGCAGCAGCCCCGCCCTGAGCGAGGGgtccctcccagccctgctcgGGCCCTGCCCGGATGCAGCTCCTGGCACCACCGAGGGGCAGCCCGGGAGCCCAGAGAGGCCTGGAGACCCTGTGGGCCACCCAGTTGGGGGAGGCAGTCTGCCCTCTGACCTCCAAGAGCTCCTGCCCCCGTCTCTGTCTCCTTTCCCGGCAGCCTCGGCTGATGGCAAAGATGGCCGCAAGCCGGACGGAGCCACGGAGAGCTCCGAAGACGAGGTGTCCCCAGGCAgccctgggcctcttctccagcAGCCTCTCCCACTGAGGGAGTCTCTGCCCCGACCGGGGGCCAGAGACGAAGACGTAGAGGAAAAGAGGGCTGCTGACCCCTTCTCAGGGAAACGCAGGACCTGGAGTGCCCCTGGCCACTGTGCCCCTGACCATTGCCCAGCAGCCCCCTGCCTGCTCCGGAAGGAGAAGCGGGTGTCCACATGCCACATGACGCCTGACGGGGGCACAGGGAGCCCCTCGCACAAGGGCAGTGCCACCAAGCCTAGGGGCTGCGAGAGTTCATCACAGGACAGGTCAGCCTTGTCCACCCCCAGCAGAGCGCCCAAGTTTCCGGTGCAACCGAAGAAGGCTGTGGCCAGCCCGATAACCGGAGAGCCAGCCTGTGGCACTGAGGACAGGCCAAAGCCCCCCACTCTCAACGCCAGGCCAGGCCCCAGTTACCAGGGCATTGAAGGCCTGCGGCACGGCACCAAGACAGCGGGGGGCAGCCAGCCCCAGCCGGCCAGTGGGCAGCTCCAAAGTGAGACGGCCACTACCCCAGCCAAGC